GAGTTCCTTGCTGAAGGCCAGGTTCTTCTCGGTTGCATGGTCGGCATGGTCAAAGATGATGAGCGATGGCGACTGACCGATGATGAGTGCCGATTCCAAAAGGCTCTGGGCGCTTTCGATGGAATTGCAAGTATAGAGGGTGGAATCTTCCGCCATGTTACCATGTTCTAAAAGCCAGCGGAATGTCCACTGGTTCAGCTTGTCGAGGCTGCCTGGCGATGATGGCGTTATAAAAAATATGTGTCCCACGCCTAAAGTATAGAAAGTTTATTGTTAAATTATTGGCAGAAAAATTGAATTGTCCTTGAAAATTATGAAATTCCCAGACCTAGGCGAGTTTAGATTCGTCAGCAAAATTTTGGAAGGGGCTTATCCCTTGAAGAACGAGTCGCCGGTACACCGCAGCTGGCTCAATGCAGGGGATGACTGCGCCATCTTTGATGGCTGGCTTGCGACCAAGGACCTCTCGGTCGAGAACACGCACTTTCGCTTGGATTGGTCGAGTCCTGAACAGGCGGTCGAGAAGCACATTGTGTCCAACGTCTCGGATGTGTCTTCCATGGGCGGTCTGCCCAAGATTGCGTTGTTCGGACTTTGCGTGAACAAAAACTGGAGCGAAGAAACTCGAAACAGAATTGCAAAAGCGGTTGCGCAAGGCTTTGAGAGAAGAGGAATTACGCTGATTGGTGGAGATACGGTTGTAGGCGATGTCGGGATGTTTTCGACAACTCTCCTCGGCACGACCGATGGTAAAATTTCACTCCTCCGCAGTGCGGCAAAACCGGGGGACCATGTTTTTGTGGCGGGCACGCTCGGCAAATCTGATGCCGGACTTTGGATTTTGATGAACCACCCCGAAGAGGCTAAACGCTTCCCGCGGCTGGTGGAATACCACCTTGCACCCAAAATTTGCGAGGATGCGGGGGCTCAACTGGTGAAACAGGGGGTGCGTGGCGCCTGCATGGACATTAGCGATGGCCTTAGTTCCGAAGTAAACCACCTTGCGCTCTCGTCTGGCGTTTCTATCGAAATTGACGAGCAAAAACTGCCTATTGACCCCGATGTTTTGGAAATGTGCGAGTATTTTGGGCTTTCCCCCCTCCATTTTGCACTAAATGGTGGCGAAGAATACGAACTTCTGTTCACTTCTAATCTTACAAAAAGTATATATTTAGAAGGAGTGTCCCCAAATGGGACTGTCCACGATATCGGATTGGTATCTTGTGGTAGTGGTGTTTGTTTGAAAAGGCAAGATGGAGTTAAGGCGCTCCTGAATGCCCAGGCGTGGTCGCATCTATGAAAGATTCAAATAGTTTAGGGCAGTTGCTGGTTCGTGTTAACCTGATTAACGAAGACCAGTTGAAGTACGCCGAAGATGAAGTTAAGTATCAGGCTCAGTTGGGCAAGAAGGTGACTCTTGTCCAGATTCTTGTAAAGGCCGGTATGGTCAAGCAAGAACAGCTGACGGATATTCTTGGTGTCCAGATGCAGAGTGTCACCAAGAAACGTATTGGTGAAATGCTTTTGGACCAGGGCTTCATTACCCAGGACCAGTTGAACGAAGCTCTTGAAAAGCAGAAAACGTCGGGCGGTAAGCGCTTAGGGCGCGTGCTCGTCGATCTTAAGTTTATTGACGAAAAGAAACTTACGGATATTCTCTGCTGCCAGTTCGAAGTGCCTTTTGTAAAGCTTGATGCCATCAAGCTTGATGAAAAAGTTTACGAGTACATTACTGAAGAACAGTGCAAAGCGCACAAGATTGTTCCGCTGTATGTGACGAAGGATTCTCGCCAGGCCCTTGTGGTTGCCATGGCGGACCCGACAAATGTGCGCCTCAGGGACTCTATCAAGTTTAAGGTCAAGAAAAACGTCGATGTGGTCATGGCGTCTGAACAGGACATCAAGAAGACTATCGACATCCTCTTTGCAGGCCATGGTCCCGCCGAAGAATCCCTTGCAGAACTTATCGGTTCTTCTAACGACGATGAACTTGAAACTGTCGAACGCGGAAGTGGCAATAGCGATGAACCGGAATTGACCGACGAAGAAGGCCGCCAGGTCGTGAAGATTGTGACGACCTTGATCCATGAAGCTATTGCCCGTCATGCATCCGATATTCACCTTGAACCGCAAGAGACCTTCCTCAAGTTGCGCTACCGTATTGACGGTGACTTGCAGGTGATGTCTCCGATTCCGGCACGACTCATGCCGCAGATCCTTTCGCGTATCAAGCTCTTGTCCAAGATGGACATCGCAGAAAAGCGTAAGCCGTTGGACGGCCGTTTCACGGTGCGTTACAAGGGATCCGAAGTTGACCTTCGTGTGAGCTCGTTCCCGATTTCTTTGCGTAAGCGCGGCGTCTGCGAAAAGATCGTTATGCGTATTTTGGACCCGAATTCGGGTCAGTTCCCGCTTAAGGAAATGGGCTTTGACGCCCGCGTGCTCAAGCAGTTTATCGATGCGATTAATGCCCCGAACGGCATTGTGCTCGTTACTGGTCCGACGGGTTCCGGTAAGTCTACCACGCTTTACGCTTCTATTCGAGAAATTTTGGATTCCACGATCAACATCTCGACGATGGAAGACCCGGTGGAATTGAATATTGACGGCGTGAACCAGGGCCAGATTAACAATGCCGCAGGCTTTACCTTTGCGGCGGGCATTCGTGCCTTGCTCCGTCAGGACCCGGACGTGATCATGATCGGTGAAATGCGTGACCAAGAAACCTCGACAATGGCTATCGAAGCTGCTTTGACGGGTCACTTGGTCTTCAGTACGCTCCATACGAACGACGCTGCCGGTGCATTCCCTCGTTTGCTCGAAATGGGACTGGAACCGTTCCTTGTGTCTACTGCAATTAAGGGAGTCTTGGCCCAGCGACTTGTGCGCCGCATTTGCAAGAACTGCAAGGAACCGGTCGAAATCTCGCAGGAACTTCGCGATGAACTCCACCTCTCGCCGGACATGCAGTTCTATCATGGCCGCGGTTGTGAAAAGTGCGATGGTTCGGGCTTCAAGGGCCGTTGCGGTATTTACGAGTTCCTCGTGCCGAACGAAGCTGTGCGTAATCTCGTGATCAAGCGCGCTTCCGGTGACGAAATCAAGCGCGAGGCCATCAAGTCTTGCGAAATGATTACGCTCCGTATGGATGGCATCAACAAGGCTCTCCAGGGTCTGACGACTTTGGAACAGGCCATTGGCGCTTCCACCGCCGACGAATAATAGACGCTTGTCGCCCCGAACAGTCATCCCGGACTCCGTTCCGGGATCGCCTTTATCGTGTCATCCCCGCCTTTTTATCTTGTCATCCCCGCCTCCGAGCGGGGATCTCCTATTTTTGTAAGAGTCTAAACTAATAACCAATGACCATTGACCAATGGCCAAATTACTATATTGCACATCTGTATATCGACTAGGAGTGCTAGATGGACGATTTTGTAGAATGCAATGTTGTTGATGATAGTGTTTTAGATAAAGAGTTGAACCCGGAACAGGCCGCTGCCGCGAAGAAAATCAACGGTCCGATGTTGATTTTGGCCGGTGCAGGTTCTGGAAAGACGCGTTGCATTACTTACAAGATTGCTCACTTGGTTTCGTACCACAAGATTGATTCCAATCGCGTGCTGGCAGTGACTTTTACGAACAAGGCCGCCCGCGAAATGAAGGACCGTATCCAGAAGCTTTTGAATTGCCGTAAGCCGTTCACGTGGATGGGAACGTTCCACTCTGTTTGTCTTAAGCTTTTGAAACTCTGCTTGGCCAAGGAGTCCGTGATCAAGGCGCTTGGCGGCAAGTGGTTTGATGCAAACTTCTCCATTTACGATGATGATGACCAGAAGCGCATCCTCAAGGAAATCTTGAAGGACGATCTTGGCGACGATTATGACGTGAATGAATTGAAGAAGGTTCATAGCGCTATTTCTCGTTTCAAGAATACGGTCTTGTACAAGAACGACAAGGCGGTTTTGCAGACGCCGGATGTGGCTGCTTTGAACGCTGAATTTGCTGATGAAGAACGCAAGGCTCGTTATTACGCCGCTTACCAGAAAAAGCTTGCGGAATCGAACGCGATGGACTTCGACGACTTGCTGTTCAATACGGTTCGCATGTTGCAGATGGTGCCGAATTTGGCGGAACAGCTGAGACAGCGTTTCCAGTACGTTGTCGTGGACGAATACCAGGATACGAACGACGTTCAGTATGAACTTTTGAAGTTGCTCATCAACAAGGATACGAAAAACGTAACGGTGGTGGGCGATGACGACCAGAGTATTTACGGCTGGCGTGGCGCAAACATCAAGATTATCCGTAACTTTCACCGCGATTTTGCTCCGGTGACGATTGTAAAGCTCGAACGCAATTACCGCTCAACAGCAAACATTGTGAAAGGCGCTGGTTCCGTGATTGCGCATAACGTCCGCCCTGCCGAAATGCAGAAAAACGTGTTCTCCAAGGAGGAAGCGGGCGAGCTTATTCACGTGCGCTATTTTGAAGATGACCGTGCCGAAGCTTCGAACATTGCAAAGACTGTGGCGCAGGCGGGCCCTGATTTTTATGCCAAGACTGCAATTTTCTACCGCACGAACGCGCAGTCCCGCGTACTTGAAAAGGCGCTCAACGATTTGCGCATTCCGTCGGTGATTTTTGGCGGTACAAGATTCTGGGACCGCAAGGAAATCAAGGATGTGCTTGCTTACTTGCGCGTGCTCGCCAACGAAAAAGACGATGCAGCCTACTTGCGCGTGATTAACACTCCGCCGCGTGCCATCGGCAAGACGACAGTCGAAGGCGTACTCGCCAAGGTGAAAGCGGGCGAGGGGTCGTTCTGGGACAATTTATTGGCCGAGGCGAACGGCACGGGGCGCGGCGCTCCGAAGCTCAAGGTGTTTACGGACCTTGTGACGAACTGGAAGAACATGATGGCTTCTGGTGAGTATCCGCTTCCGATTCTTGCTGAACATATCATCAACGATACGGGCTATAAGGACTTCTTGCGCAAGGAAGACGAAGTCACGGCTGATGAACGCATTGCGAACTTGGACGAAATGATTAACGCTATCCGTGAATTTGACGAAGAACATCCGGGCGCAACTCTCGATGCTTTCTTGCAGGATATTTCGCTTTTGACGGATGGCGACAAGAAAGTCGATACATCGAAGGGCCTCGTGACGCTCATGACGATTCACATGGCGAAGGGCTTGGAATTCAATACGGTTCATCTGGCGGGTTGCGATGATGAAATCTTCCCGCTCGTGCGTGGAACTTCTATGCTCTCGATGGCAGAAATCAACGAGCAGATGGAAGAAGAACGCCGCCTGTTCTATGTGGGCTGCACCCGTGCTGAAAAGAAACTTTATCTGTACCATGCGGAACGCAGGTTCTTCCAGGGGAACATCCGTCCGTTTGCGCCGTCGCGCTTTCTTAAGGAATTGGATCCGTCCGTTGTCGACTTTACGCCGTGCTTGAATACGCGTCCGTCTGTTCCTGATTTTGTCGGCAATACGCGCTCCAAGCCGTCATACGGTTCGTACGGCTCGTCGAACTATGGCTCTCGTCCGTCTTATGGCAATTCGGGCTCGGGCAATTCCTATGGAAATTCTTATGGCAATCGCTCGTTTGGCGGAAATTCGTATGGCGGAGGTTCTCGTGGCGGTTATGGGAACGGTTCCGGCAACTCGTACGGTGGCGGTTCTTACGGCTCGTATGGCTCTCGTCCGGCGCCTGTGCCACAATCCATCAAGAAGAACGATAAGCATATTGTCTACCGCAATCCGGTGAAGGTTGTGAAGGCGCCTGCTCCGTCTGGTCCGACAATCGAGTACGATAATCCGTACCACGAGGGCGCACGCGTTCGCCATTCTAGGTATGGAACGGGCGTGATTATGAAGGCTTACGGCAGTGGCGACAATGCTCGCGTCGATGTGCGCTTCGACCGCGAGAACATGAACCGCACCATCATCCTCAAATACGCCACATTGGAAGTGATTGGGTGATTGATGTGTGAGGTCGCTTTGCTATGAGGCTTGAGGATCATTTAAACATGTGTGCTGTCTAACCTTGCATGTCATGCCCCGCTCCGACGGGGCATCTCCTTTCTACAGTCTTACATGTAAATTTTCATAAAAACGCTTGACGTTGTTTTTGCGATTTTGTAAATGATATTCAGTGGTCATAAAGCTTGTAATACAGAATGTATGGTGAGTATGAAAATTTGTAAAATGGACAAGTTTATCATTGCGATTGTCATCGCATGTGTTGCTTTTATACTTTCTGGTTGCAAAGAAGAAAAAAGAGTGACTGAGTCTAGCCATTTGACTGCAACGAAGGAATTGGCTACATCTCAAAAAAATGAAAAACCTATTTGTTGTTTCAAGGAAGATTATAATGTTGTAGAATCTAATGATAATGTTGCACATCAAAGGAACTTAAAAAATGATAGTTCCTCTGCAGGTCTAGATAGTAGTTGGTATCGTCGTGGTAAGCCGATACCTGGCTTATGTATTTCTGTTGGGGAGACTTGTTTCCAATCTCCAGATGATCCTCATACAAGAATTAAATATAAGGGAACCATTAAGTTACCTTTTATAAGTGATATTGATTTCAAGTATGAAAAGAAGGCTTCTCGTTCTGCTTCGGATATTGTGAAAATTATTCGTCAACGGAAATCGGGACTTCACTTTACTTATTACAAACATCTGAGAAAAAATCCTGGAATTAAAGGTAAAATTACCTTAAAATTCACA
The DNA window shown above is from Fibrobacter sp. UWB16 and carries:
- the thiL gene encoding thiamine-phosphate kinase, whose translation is MKNESPVHRSWLNAGDDCAIFDGWLATKDLSVENTHFRLDWSSPEQAVEKHIVSNVSDVSSMGGLPKIALFGLCVNKNWSEETRNRIAKAVAQGFERRGITLIGGDTVVGDVGMFSTTLLGTTDGKISLLRSAAKPGDHVFVAGTLGKSDAGLWILMNHPEEAKRFPRLVEYHLAPKICEDAGAQLVKQGVRGACMDISDGLSSEVNHLALSSGVSIEIDEQKLPIDPDVLEMCEYFGLSPLHFALNGGEEYELLFTSNLTKSIYLEGVSPNGTVHDIGLVSCGSGVCLKRQDGVKALLNAQAWSHL
- a CDS encoding GspE/PulE family protein; translation: MKDSNSLGQLLVRVNLINEDQLKYAEDEVKYQAQLGKKVTLVQILVKAGMVKQEQLTDILGVQMQSVTKKRIGEMLLDQGFITQDQLNEALEKQKTSGGKRLGRVLVDLKFIDEKKLTDILCCQFEVPFVKLDAIKLDEKVYEYITEEQCKAHKIVPLYVTKDSRQALVVAMADPTNVRLRDSIKFKVKKNVDVVMASEQDIKKTIDILFAGHGPAEESLAELIGSSNDDELETVERGSGNSDEPELTDEEGRQVVKIVTTLIHEAIARHASDIHLEPQETFLKLRYRIDGDLQVMSPIPARLMPQILSRIKLLSKMDIAEKRKPLDGRFTVRYKGSEVDLRVSSFPISLRKRGVCEKIVMRILDPNSGQFPLKEMGFDARVLKQFIDAINAPNGIVLVTGPTGSGKSTTLYASIREILDSTINISTMEDPVELNIDGVNQGQINNAAGFTFAAGIRALLRQDPDVIMIGEMRDQETSTMAIEAALTGHLVFSTLHTNDAAGAFPRLLEMGLEPFLVSTAIKGVLAQRLVRRICKNCKEPVEISQELRDELHLSPDMQFYHGRGCEKCDGSGFKGRCGIYEFLVPNEAVRNLVIKRASGDEIKREAIKSCEMITLRMDGINKALQGLTTLEQAIGASTADE
- a CDS encoding ATP-dependent helicase, encoding MDDFVECNVVDDSVLDKELNPEQAAAAKKINGPMLILAGAGSGKTRCITYKIAHLVSYHKIDSNRVLAVTFTNKAAREMKDRIQKLLNCRKPFTWMGTFHSVCLKLLKLCLAKESVIKALGGKWFDANFSIYDDDDQKRILKEILKDDLGDDYDVNELKKVHSAISRFKNTVLYKNDKAVLQTPDVAALNAEFADEERKARYYAAYQKKLAESNAMDFDDLLFNTVRMLQMVPNLAEQLRQRFQYVVVDEYQDTNDVQYELLKLLINKDTKNVTVVGDDDQSIYGWRGANIKIIRNFHRDFAPVTIVKLERNYRSTANIVKGAGSVIAHNVRPAEMQKNVFSKEEAGELIHVRYFEDDRAEASNIAKTVAQAGPDFYAKTAIFYRTNAQSRVLEKALNDLRIPSVIFGGTRFWDRKEIKDVLAYLRVLANEKDDAAYLRVINTPPRAIGKTTVEGVLAKVKAGEGSFWDNLLAEANGTGRGAPKLKVFTDLVTNWKNMMASGEYPLPILAEHIINDTGYKDFLRKEDEVTADERIANLDEMINAIREFDEEHPGATLDAFLQDISLLTDGDKKVDTSKGLVTLMTIHMAKGLEFNTVHLAGCDDEIFPLVRGTSMLSMAEINEQMEEERRLFYVGCTRAEKKLYLYHAERRFFQGNIRPFAPSRFLKELDPSVVDFTPCLNTRPSVPDFVGNTRSKPSYGSYGSSNYGSRPSYGNSGSGNSYGNSYGNRSFGGNSYGGGSRGGYGNGSGNSYGGGSYGSYGSRPAPVPQSIKKNDKHIVYRNPVKVVKAPAPSGPTIEYDNPYHEGARVRHSRYGTGVIMKAYGSGDNARVDVRFDRENMNRTIILKYATLEVIG
- a CDS encoding TonB family protein; translation: MDKFIIAIVIACVAFILSGCKEEKRVTESSHLTATKELATSQKNEKPICCFKEDYNVVESNDNVAHQRNLKNDSSSAGLDSSWYRRGKPIPGLCISVGETCFQSPDDPHTRIKYKGTIKLPFISDIDFKYEKKASRSASDIVKIIRQRKSGLHFTYYKHLRKNPGIKGKITLKFTIAPKGEISDISIVSSTTQNRNFDAEILEKVSHWRFNSTKYGKTTVTIPLTFTE